In one window of Nakamurella sp. PAMC28650 DNA:
- a CDS encoding NUDIX hydrolase codes for MTNAPHAALHRDAIELLAGWSAPDAGQSALREAFLGFLAARPDATRRSCEAGHLTASALVMSADRRSTLLTLHPRVGRWLQLGGHCEEQDLTMAGAALREATEESGIDGLRVLPDPIHLDVHPITCSLGVPNRHFDVQFAVIAPADAVAVISPESLDLRFFPIDALPADTDESLHDLIRSLPRGMAPAEGPKSPTEIRKVRRT; via the coding sequence ATGACCAACGCGCCGCACGCCGCGTTGCATCGCGATGCCATCGAGCTCCTCGCGGGGTGGTCGGCGCCGGACGCCGGGCAGTCCGCGCTGCGCGAGGCCTTCCTCGGTTTCCTGGCCGCCCGGCCCGATGCCACCCGCAGGTCCTGCGAGGCCGGCCACCTGACGGCCAGCGCACTGGTGATGTCGGCCGACCGGCGGTCGACGCTGCTGACACTGCACCCGAGGGTCGGGCGATGGCTGCAGCTCGGCGGCCACTGCGAGGAGCAGGACCTGACCATGGCCGGTGCGGCGCTGCGGGAGGCCACCGAGGAGTCCGGGATCGACGGGCTGCGGGTTCTGCCGGACCCGATCCACCTCGACGTGCACCCGATCACGTGCTCGCTCGGGGTTCCCAACCGCCATTTCGACGTGCAGTTCGCGGTGATCGCGCCGGCGGACGCCGTGGCGGTGATCTCGCCGGAGTCCCTCGACCTGCGCTTCTTCCCGATCGACGCCCTCCCGGCGGACACCGACGAGAGCCTGCACGACCTGATTCGGTCCCTTCCGAGGGGTATGGCCCCTGCCGAGGGACCGAAATCGCCGACAGAAATCAGGAAGGTGCGGAGAACCTGA
- a CDS encoding coenzyme F420-0:L-glutamate ligase: MGKAPITDVPSGVIPDGRPAAPHGLQVLAVTGLPEFRPGDDLAGAIAAAAPWIVDGDVLVVTSKAVSKTEGRLVRSPTDPGAREEFRRHLIDTETVRLVAQMGRTKIVENRLGIIAAAAGVDASNVRLDEIALLPEDPDASAAGLVREFAARGRRIGVVITDTQGRAWRNGVTDVAIGAAGVRVLEDHRGGVDDFGNELVVTQVGLGDEIAAAGDLVKGKLAGVPVAVIRGLDAPGVPEDGPAPSDHLAAALLRPYEEDLFRLGTDLSIAQGRKEAVLLRRTVRQFTGERVDDAVLARCIGIALTAPAPHHTRPVRFVLVREHRQALLQAMAAQWESDLAGDGWDDERIARRTARGQILNEATEVVIPFVTGEGRHDYPDDRRRQAERTMFTVAGGAAVQALLVALAAEGIGSAWISSTIFAPVVVRSVLSLPEDWEPLGAIGIGHPHESLSARPPFDPADGMLIR; this comes from the coding sequence GTGGGGAAAGCACCCATCACCGACGTACCGAGCGGCGTCATTCCCGACGGCCGTCCGGCTGCGCCGCACGGGTTGCAGGTGCTGGCGGTCACCGGGCTACCGGAATTCCGTCCCGGCGACGACCTGGCCGGAGCCATCGCCGCTGCCGCTCCCTGGATCGTCGACGGGGATGTACTGGTGGTGACGTCCAAGGCGGTGTCCAAGACCGAGGGCCGATTGGTCAGGTCCCCGACCGACCCGGGAGCCCGCGAGGAATTCCGCCGGCATCTGATCGATACCGAGACCGTGCGTCTGGTGGCCCAGATGGGCCGGACCAAGATCGTGGAGAACCGGCTGGGCATCATCGCCGCGGCGGCCGGCGTCGACGCCTCGAACGTCCGGCTCGACGAGATCGCCCTGCTCCCGGAGGACCCGGACGCTTCCGCCGCCGGGCTCGTCCGGGAATTCGCCGCACGCGGACGACGGATCGGCGTGGTCATCACCGACACGCAGGGCCGGGCCTGGCGCAACGGCGTCACCGACGTGGCCATCGGGGCCGCCGGGGTACGTGTGCTGGAGGACCATCGCGGCGGGGTGGACGATTTCGGCAACGAGTTGGTCGTGACGCAGGTCGGGCTCGGCGACGAGATCGCCGCGGCCGGTGACCTGGTCAAGGGCAAGCTGGCCGGCGTCCCGGTGGCGGTGATCCGCGGACTGGATGCGCCGGGGGTACCCGAAGACGGACCCGCCCCTTCCGATCATCTCGCCGCGGCGCTGCTGCGCCCCTACGAGGAGGACCTCTTCCGGCTCGGGACCGACCTGTCCATCGCGCAGGGCCGGAAGGAGGCCGTGCTGCTCCGCCGGACCGTTCGGCAGTTCACCGGCGAGAGGGTCGACGACGCGGTCCTGGCGCGGTGCATCGGGATCGCGCTCACCGCTCCGGCCCCGCACCACACCCGGCCGGTGCGGTTCGTCCTGGTCCGCGAGCACCGTCAGGCCCTGTTGCAGGCCATGGCCGCGCAGTGGGAGTCCGACCTCGCCGGCGACGGGTGGGACGACGAGCGCATCGCACGCCGCACCGCCCGGGGCCAGATCCTGAACGAGGCGACGGAGGTCGTCATCCCGTTCGTCACGGGAGAGGGCCGGCACGACTACCCGGACGACCGGCGGCGCCAGGCGGAACGCACCATGTTCACGGTGGCCGGCGGCGCCGCGGTCCAGGCGCTGCTGGTGGCCCTGGCCGCCGAGGGCATCGGGTCGGCCTGGATCTCCTCGACCATCTTCGCGCCGGTGGTGGTGAGGTCCGTGCTGTCTCTGCCGGAGGACTGGGAACCATTGGGCGCCATCGGGATCGGCCATCCGCACGAGAGTCTTTCGGCACGGCCACCGTTCGATCCGGCCGACGGGATGCTGATCAGATGA